One window from the genome of Nicotiana tomentosiformis chromosome 5, ASM39032v3, whole genome shotgun sequence encodes:
- the LOC104106671 gene encoding uncharacterized protein — translation MTKIRVEVDLLKPLPQSVFVGQEYEKSPLKSYTQILEYEGVTKYCKHCRKIGHYMISCRVLEKKKAKHKEEGERLELEKETQLDNGMEASKQSPTDDRKKQNSPSLESSQNQHKENSEETKTVNTNEKKVIKKKKTKQMPKKKSKVLFKHIQRSCKKKPITTSIAKQNEHSKHDIGKNILSPVNDGREHHLDQSNEIELNNDSITKEKASNLNKEHPDQINSRHDTNQEGKITEKNNIKQYCCDSNSLIVPTEIRNQPGLQLVMDLYRSKENGDNNNIVEDNNDNLLMVEHTDSQNEMRYEKTD, via the coding sequence ATGACCAAAATTCGAGTTGAAGTTGATCTACTTAAACCTCTGCCACAAAGTGTTTTTGTTGGTCAAGAGTATGAGAAATCTCCACTCAAGAGTTACACTCAAATATTGGAGTACGAGGGGGTTACTAAATATTGTAAGCACTGTAGAAAGATAGGCCACTATATGATCAGTTGCAGGGTTCTTGAAAAGAAAAAAGCTAAACACAAGGAGGAAGGTGAACGATTAGAGTTGGAAAAGGAAACACAATTGGACAATGGGATGGAAGCTAGCAAACAATCTCCTACTGATGACAGGAAGAAACAAAACTCTCCAAGCTTGGAGAGTTCTCAAAACCAGCATAAGGAGAATAGTGAGGAAACAAAAACTGTTAATACCAATGAAAAGAAAGTTATCAAGAAGAAGAAGACTAAACAAATGccaaaaaagaaaagcaaagtgcTCTTCAAACATATTCAAAGAAGTTGCAAAAAGAAACCAATAACTACCTCTATTGCAAAGCAGAATGAACACTCTAAGCATGATATAGGAAAAAATATTCTTAGCCCTGTTAATGATGGCAGAGAACATCACCTTGATCAAAGCAATGAGATTGAACTCAATAATGATAGCATAACCAAGGAGAAGGCTTCTAATCTAAACAAGGAGCATCCAGACCAGATTAACTCCAGACATGATACCAATCAGGAAGGCAAGATCACGgagaaaaataatattaaacaataCTGTTGTGATTCAAACTCATTAATTGTTCCTACTGAAATAAGGAATCAGCCTGGATTGCAGTTGGTTATGGACCTATACAGGAGCAAGGAGAATGGAGACAACAATAATATTGTAGAAGACAATAATGACAATCTTCTGATGGTTGAACATACTGACAGTCAAAATGAGATGAGATATGAGAAGACTGACTAG